One Brassica napus cultivar Da-Ae chromosome C2, Da-Ae, whole genome shotgun sequence DNA window includes the following coding sequences:
- the LOC106379437 gene encoding protein ELF4-LIKE 2 isoform X2 yields MESRMEGDVFSGYGERYQMDGKVLQNFQKRFVQVQYILEQNRLLINEINQNHESKQADHLGRNVRLIRELNNNIRTVASLYGDLSHSFARSVDASSEGESTGTLKSDGKANNQKRFRSG; encoded by the coding sequence ATGGAATCAAGAATGGAAGGAGATGTGTTTTCTGGATATGGAGAGAGATACCAGATGGATGGCAAAGTGCTGCAGAATTTCCAGAAGAGATTTGTTCAGGTTCAATACATTTTGGAGCAAAACCGGCTTTTGATCAACGAGATCAATCAGAACCATGAGTCCAAACAAGCAGATCACTTGGGTCGAAATGTTCGTTTGATAAGAGAGCTCAATAACAATATCAGAACTGTGGCAAGTCTTTATGGTGATCTCTCTCATTCTTTCGCCAGATCAGTTGATGCTTCATCAGAAGGGGAGTCCACTGGGACCTTGAAATCTGATGGGAAGGCCAACAACCAAAAAAGATTTAGATCCGGGTAA
- the LOC125582261 gene encoding LOW QUALITY PROTEIN: uncharacterized protein LOC125582261 (The sequence of the model RefSeq protein was modified relative to this genomic sequence to represent the inferred CDS: inserted 1 base in 1 codon; deleted 1 base in 1 codon; substituted 2 bases at 2 genomic stop codons) has protein sequence MILIALIHLXFILTPXFDGVXGSRDNAYIESGVNSLSELSMSKFLGVRKLLTLFTNTHVVLYH, from the exons ATGAT CCTCATAGCATTGATCCATCTCTAGTTTATCCTTACAC GATTTGATGGTGTGTGAGGATCCAGGGACAATGCTTACATTGAAAGTGGAGTT AATAGTCTCTCGGAGCTCTCTATGTCCAAGTTCTTAGGAGTTCGGAAGCTCCTTACATTGTTCACAAACACACATGTCGTTCTTTATCATTGA
- the LOC106378103 gene encoding U3 small nucleolar RNA-associated protein 14-like, which produces MAVLRSETNTWILPVHIFQRSIGDNESNNHEFTKILLFRHELKSKRIKKIKSTTYHRLKNKDLKNSSLGALMDPEMAKEEAMRQEAKQVEEHMTLKHKNIGKWAKRMLSRGPNVKYDGTKAAIAEQLQMNANLSRKMNSMRDGSSSDERDDEEELKDGSDEDTPSRLIAKAKEKTLKALEDDELPNAVLMSLPFMARSIKKKNEEANEEAKRALEEYEEWENSDGENSKKAVNVSGRRVFGATAKVEAPKESRKDSDNFYDDSDSDNDMAGIEDNNIEPVRDNASPARNTITETEKFDDDVAGNPAYKTTFDVAMFASGSWKKMTGSKNTESKKASKKTRAPIPQAQDKKVFLSASLS; this is translated from the exons ATGGCGGTTCtcag ATCAGAAACTAATACATGGATTTTACCAGTACATATATTTCAGAGAAGCATTGGCGACAACGAAAGCAACAATCACGAGTTCACCAAG ATCCTGCTCTTCCGTCATGAGCTAAAAAGCAAACGAATCAAGAAGATTAAGTCTACGACTTATCATCGCCTCAAAAACAAAGACTTGAAGAACTCGTCACTGGGGGCATTGATGGACCCGGAAATGGCTAAAGAAGAGGCTATGAGACAAGAGGCTAAACAAGTAGAG GAACATATGACGTTAAAGCACAAAAACATAGGAAAGTGGGCGAAGCGCATGCTAAGCCGTGGACCAAATGTGAAATACGATGGAACTAAGGCAGCTATAGCCGAACAGCTTCAAATGAATGCTAACTTATCCAGAAAGATGAACTCCATGAGAGATGGAAGTAGCAGTGATGAGAGGGACGATGAGGAAGAGTTGAAAGATGGTTCAGATGAGGACACTCCTTCTAGATTGATAGCAAAAGCGAAGGAGAAGACGTTGAAAGCTTTGGAAGATGATGAACTGCCCAATGCTGTTCTTATGTCATTACCTTTCATG gCCCGttctataaaaaagaaaaacgagGAAGCTAATGAAGAAGCTAAACGTGCACTTGAGGAGTATGAAGAGTGGGAAAATTCTGATGGAGAAAACTCTAAAAAAGCCGTTAATGTTAGTGGTAGAAGAGTGTTTGGTGCAACCGCTAAAGTGGAAGCTCCAAAAGAGTCTAGAAAGGATTCAGATAACTTTTATGACGACAGTGATAGTGACAATGATATGGCTGGCATAGAAGATAATAACATAGAGCCTGTAAGAGATAATGCCTCACCTGCTAGAAACACCATTACAGAAACTGAG AAGTTTGATGATGATGTTGCTGGAAATCCAGCATATAAGACAACATTCGATGTTGCCATGTTTGCATCAGGCTCCTGGAAGAAG ATGACAGGCTCCAAAAACACAGAATCCAAAAAGGCTTCAAAGAAGACGCGTGCACCCATCCCACAGGCTCAAGATAAAAAGGTTTTTCTTTCTGCAAGTCTCAGTTGA
- the LOC106379437 gene encoding protein ELF4-LIKE 2 isoform X1, which yields MNKTNQDLSLMESRMEGDVFSGYGERYQMDGKVLQNFQKRFVQVQYILEQNRLLINEINQNHESKQADHLGRNVRLIRELNNNIRTVASLYGDLSHSFARSVDASSEGESTGTLKSDGKANNQKRFRSG from the exons AT GAACAAGACCAATCAAGATTTGAGCTTAATGGAATCAAGAATGGAAGGAGATGTGTTTTCTGGATATGGAGAGAGATACCAGATGGATGGCAAAGTGCTGCAGAATTTCCAGAAGAGATTTGTTCAGGTTCAATACATTTTGGAGCAAAACCGGCTTTTGATCAACGAGATCAATCAGAACCATGAGTCCAAACAAGCAGATCACTTGGGTCGAAATGTTCGTTTGATAAGAGAGCTCAATAACAATATCAGAACTGTGGCAAGTCTTTATGGTGATCTCTCTCATTCTTTCGCCAGATCAGTTGATGCTTCATCAGAAGGGGAGTCCACTGGGACCTTGAAATCTGATGGGAAGGCCAACAACCAAAAAAGATTTAGATCCGGGTAA